A window from Flavobacterium gyeonganense encodes these proteins:
- a CDS encoding 3-hydroxyacyl-ACP dehydratase, whose product MVLKDFYKIISEEKISDSKYIITILINEKHEVFKGHFPGNPIMPGVCMIQIIKELTEKITHETLMIQTLSNVKFMALINPESTPELRLELDIATTEDNLVKVKNTTYFNDTVALKLSNVYKKL is encoded by the coding sequence ATGGTTTTAAAAGACTTTTACAAAATAATTTCGGAAGAAAAAATATCCGATTCTAAGTATATCATTACGATTCTGATCAATGAAAAACATGAAGTTTTCAAAGGTCATTTTCCTGGAAACCCAATTATGCCTGGTGTTTGCATGATTCAGATTATTAAAGAACTGACAGAGAAAATCACTCATGAAACTTTAATGATTCAGACGCTTTCGAATGTAAAATTTATGGCTCTCATAAATCCGGAAAGCACTCCGGAATTACGTCTGGAACTCGATATTGCAACAACCGAAGACAATTTGGTTAAAGTAAAAAACACAACTTATTTTAATGACACCGTTGCTTTAAAACTGAGCAACGTATATAAAAAACTTTAA
- a CDS encoding porin family protein, with translation MSKKNLAFIAFSLFAFLKIQAQVTFKPGIHAGVNLSKISKTDFDVNSKTDFYFGGFGALKLSRFYTLQPEVTYSRQGAKASIEGFYYDRLPDGQSETITENRNVDISLRYLSFVTINKFNITEKVYLLAGPYIDFVIGDEIEYDKSNGFFTSVSKGEDIDFGIIGGAGFNLYKGIALEARIKKGTRDAFDDTNGAASINTNLVYQIGAAYTF, from the coding sequence ATGAGTAAAAAAAATTTAGCATTTATTGCATTTTCTTTGTTTGCATTCTTAAAAATACAAGCTCAGGTAACTTTTAAACCTGGAATCCATGCAGGAGTTAACCTTTCTAAAATTTCTAAAACTGATTTTGATGTGAACAGTAAAACTGATTTCTACTTTGGTGGCTTTGGTGCTTTGAAATTGAGTAGATTTTATACTTTACAGCCTGAAGTAACTTATTCCAGACAAGGAGCAAAAGCTTCTATTGAAGGATTTTATTATGACCGTTTACCTGATGGCCAGTCAGAAACGATTACTGAAAACAGAAATGTGGATATTTCATTACGGTATTTATCTTTTGTTACTATAAATAAATTTAATATCACTGAAAAAGTATATCTCCTTGCTGGTCCATATATTGACTTTGTCATTGGAGATGAAATCGAATATGATAAATCAAATGGCTTTTTTACATCCGTTTCAAAAGGTGAAGATATTGATTTTGGAATTATTGGTGGTGCTGGATTTAATTTGTACAAAGGTATCGCACTGGAAGCAAGAATAAAAAAAGGAACGAGAGATGCATTTGATGATACTAACGGAGCAGCTAGTATAAATACTAATTTAGTTTATCAAATAGGTGCGGCCTATACATTTTGA